In one Sporomusa sphaeroides DSM 2875 genomic region, the following are encoded:
- a CDS encoding c-type cytochrome, with protein MGKAYTFFGILLAVMGLFSVLVYDSIRNADAEQPIPPDALQGKQIFQRRACIECHTVFGNGGYVGGDLTKSYVRTGAPALTEYLVQAPVLTGAKKKRHEQLNEQDAAAVVAYLRYLSTLNTLDWPLNTNKGAR; from the coding sequence TTGGGCAAAGCCTATACTTTTTTTGGCATCCTCTTGGCCGTGATGGGACTTTTTTCTGTTTTGGTTTATGACTCTATCCGTAATGCCGACGCAGAGCAGCCCATTCCGCCTGATGCCTTGCAGGGGAAACAGATCTTCCAACGGCGGGCCTGTATTGAGTGTCATACGGTTTTTGGCAACGGCGGCTATGTAGGGGGCGATCTTACCAAGAGCTATGTCAGAACCGGTGCGCCGGCTCTGACGGAATATCTGGTACAGGCACCGGTACTAACCGGAGCTAAAAAAAAGCGCCATGAACAGCTTAATGAGCAAGACGCAGCAGCCGTGGTGGCTTACCTCAGATATCTCAGTACCCTTAACACGCTTGATTGGCCGTTGAATACCAATAAAGGAGCCCGTTGA
- a CDS encoding FMN-binding glutamate synthase family protein: MELFIAESQWLLLLLLLPFLVLLILLLFAKSIARFFIKRMTVAALSKLLTKKYERNLAELYPSLKRFSFLHLIEMSLRAETGKAIARPLGSPKSFAGYDNLMLSPRQLTSFALPESTRIDMSVTLGPKAEKPLTLKIPLMIGGMAYGLALSEEAKLALAKASKILQTATNSGEGPFLPEEPLLAGKFILQICRWSWGGRTDQQIATADMLEVQMGQGADMGTSRIDAVDVEGRARILGGLAPGEPAIALPAPPGVQTPADWPAFMQKLRQRANGIPIALKLMATGRLEEELAMAIQLGFDAVMLDGSGGGSHATAPIKQDDFGIPNIYALVRAKRLLKNTSISLVVAGGFFTPGQCLKALALGADAIYLGTVPLLALAHNQLNKVVPWEPPTTLVYYNSPTKNQLDIGQAATSAANVITSMVLEMEETMRSLGKASFKEFSINDFVALDSTTAEITGVKEMLITGNNQPVKE, encoded by the coding sequence ATGGAACTGTTCATAGCCGAGTCCCAATGGTTGCTGCTACTGCTGCTTTTACCGTTTTTGGTATTGCTGATATTATTGTTGTTTGCTAAATCGATTGCGCGTTTTTTTATAAAACGTATGACCGTCGCTGCGCTGTCCAAGCTGCTGACCAAAAAATATGAGCGGAATCTTGCCGAACTCTACCCCTCGCTGAAACGTTTTTCCTTTTTGCATTTGATCGAAATGAGCTTACGTGCCGAAACGGGAAAAGCCATCGCCCGACCCTTAGGTTCACCTAAGTCTTTCGCCGGCTATGATAACCTCATGCTTTCCCCCCGGCAACTGACTTCCTTTGCTCTGCCTGAAAGTACCCGCATAGATATGAGCGTAACCCTTGGCCCCAAGGCGGAAAAACCGTTAACTCTCAAAATCCCCCTGATGATCGGCGGCATGGCCTACGGCTTGGCCCTCAGCGAAGAGGCCAAGCTGGCTTTAGCCAAGGCGTCAAAAATCCTGCAAACAGCCACCAATTCCGGCGAAGGTCCGTTTTTACCCGAAGAACCGCTGCTTGCCGGCAAATTCATCCTGCAAATCTGCCGCTGGTCGTGGGGTGGGAGAACCGATCAGCAAATTGCCACCGCCGATATGTTAGAAGTGCAAATGGGGCAAGGAGCCGATATGGGAACCTCACGCATCGATGCGGTCGATGTGGAAGGCAGAGCCCGCATCCTGGGAGGCTTGGCTCCCGGTGAACCGGCAATTGCCCTGCCGGCGCCGCCCGGGGTGCAAACGCCGGCAGACTGGCCTGCTTTTATGCAGAAATTACGGCAAAGAGCTAATGGTATTCCCATAGCCTTGAAGCTTATGGCTACCGGCCGGCTGGAAGAGGAATTGGCGATGGCGATTCAATTGGGGTTTGATGCCGTCATGCTTGACGGTTCCGGCGGCGGCTCGCATGCCACCGCTCCCATTAAGCAGGATGATTTCGGTATACCTAACATCTATGCTTTGGTGCGGGCCAAACGTTTGCTGAAAAACACTTCCATCAGTTTAGTGGTGGCAGGCGGTTTTTTTACGCCAGGCCAGTGTCTTAAAGCCCTGGCCTTAGGGGCGGATGCCATCTATTTGGGCACCGTGCCGCTATTGGCCCTCGCCCACAACCAGCTTAACAAAGTCGTCCCCTGGGAACCGCCTACCACTCTGGTATATTACAATTCACCGACCAAAAACCAGCTTGATATCGGTCAGGCTGCCACCAGTGCAGCCAATGTAATCACCTCAATGGTGCTGGAAATGGAAGAGACCATGCGGTCTTTGGGGAAGGCTTCTTTTAAAGAGTTTAGTATTAATGATTTTGTTGCTTTGGATTCCACCACGGCAGAGATTACAGGAGTGAAGGAAATGCTGATTACCGGTAACAACCAGCCTGTTAAGGAATGA
- a CDS encoding FMN-binding glutamate synthase family protein, translated as MPILITDTLLLLILLLLVLMPAVLLVLAKPLFRYFMNRISDDALTKLFTEDYDQNLAELFPSVKRLSLLNLIEMSLRAETGKLIERPSGSPKQFLGYDNLMFAPRQMTKFSLPEDAKIDMSVTLGPKAEKPLTIKIPLLIAGMAYGTALSEEAKLALAKASKTLQTATNSGEGPFLPEEPQAAGKFILQICRWPWGGRTDQQIAAAHMLEVQMGQGGSIGSTRTKAADIAGRARRLAGLAAGEPAIPLPAPPGIQRPEDWPIFMQRLRQRANGIPIALKIMATENLEEDLALAVALGFDAIAIDGAEGGSHASIPTKQDDFGLPSLCALVRAKRFLANTPVSLIISGGYFTPGQCLKALALGADAVSLGTIPLFALTHNQITKIAPWEPPTALVYYNSPAKTQLSVGQAATSVANVLTAMTAEMEEAMRALGRSSLAELQPDDLIALDSITADITGVKQALGAKKSAD; from the coding sequence ATGCCCATATTGATAACAGATACGCTGTTGCTGCTGATACTGCTTTTGCTGGTTCTTATGCCGGCAGTATTGCTCGTTCTGGCCAAACCTCTTTTTCGTTATTTCATGAATCGTATCTCTGACGACGCGCTAACCAAACTATTTACGGAAGATTACGATCAGAATCTGGCCGAGTTGTTTCCGTCCGTAAAGCGCCTGTCGCTCTTAAATTTAATTGAGATGAGTCTGCGTGCCGAAACGGGAAAACTTATCGAAAGGCCATCTGGCTCGCCAAAACAGTTTCTTGGCTATGATAACCTTATGTTCGCTCCCCGGCAAATGACTAAATTCTCCTTGCCTGAAGACGCTAAAATCGATATGAGCGTAACCCTCGGTCCTAAAGCGGAAAAACCGCTGACCATAAAAATCCCTTTACTGATTGCCGGCATGGCTTATGGCACGGCGCTCAGCGAAGAGGCGAAACTGGCTTTGGCCAAAGCGTCGAAAACCCTGCAGACGGCGACAAATTCCGGTGAGGGTCCTTTTCTCCCCGAGGAACCGCAGGCTGCCGGCAAATTCATTTTACAAATTTGCCGCTGGCCGTGGGGCGGAAGAACCGATCAGCAAATTGCCGCCGCCCACATGCTGGAGGTGCAAATGGGACAAGGCGGCAGCATCGGTTCAACCCGCACCAAGGCGGCAGATATTGCCGGCAGAGCGCGCCGGCTGGCCGGCTTAGCCGCCGGCGAGCCGGCCATCCCACTCCCCGCACCGCCGGGGATACAAAGGCCGGAGGATTGGCCCATTTTCATGCAAAGGCTGCGCCAAAGAGCCAATGGCATCCCCATTGCACTTAAAATCATGGCGACCGAGAACCTGGAAGAAGATTTAGCGCTGGCCGTAGCTTTAGGCTTTGATGCCATCGCCATTGATGGTGCCGAAGGCGGATCCCATGCCTCCATCCCGACCAAACAAGATGATTTCGGGCTGCCCAGTTTATGCGCTTTGGTTCGGGCCAAACGGTTTTTGGCAAACACCCCGGTTAGTTTAATCATCTCCGGCGGATATTTTACCCCAGGCCAATGTCTAAAAGCCCTGGCCCTCGGTGCGGACGCCGTCTCGCTGGGTACGATTCCTCTGTTTGCCCTGACACATAATCAAATCACCAAAATCGCCCCCTGGGAACCGCCCACCGCCCTGGTATATTACAATTCACCGGCCAAAACACAGCTTTCGGTCGGGCAAGCCGCTACCAGCGTGGCCAATGTACTGACTGCAATGACTGCTGAAATGGAAGAAGCCATGCGGGCTTTGGGCCGGTCTTCCTTAGCCGAGCTTCAGCCTGATGACCTGATTGCTTTAGATTCCATTACTGCCGACATTACCGGCGTAAAGCAGGCGCTTGGCGCAAAAAAATCCGCAGACTAA
- a CDS encoding amino acid permease yields MDESHTQQEVRRGLKNRHIQMIALGGAIGTGLFYGSATVVKMAGPAITLSYLVGGIVIFFIMRALGEMSVAHPVSGSFSQYAYQYWGELPGFISGWNYWFNYVVVGMAELSVIGTYINYWIPDIPTWLSALVCLVVVTLINVINVKAYGEFEFWFAIIKVLAIIGMIVFGVAMIFFGIGNAGQPVGLSNLWAHGGFFPMGLYGVVMSLVLVMFSFGGVELVGITAGEAENPEKTIPQAINQVVWRILLFYVGAMIVILAIFPWNAIETTGSPFVQIFSHVGIPSAAHLLNFVVLTAALSAYNSALYSNGRMLYGLAKQGNAPKFLGKLNKAGAPVNAVLVSTAFTLIVVLISYLDPAKVFLYFMALATISIIINWATILLVQLKFRKHHQQTNEPILFKMPLYPLASYFALAFLVLVVGIMALMPEMRYSLYIAPVWLLGLYFAYKLKAK; encoded by the coding sequence ATGGACGAAAGTCATACACAACAAGAAGTACGGCGTGGCCTCAAGAATCGTCATATTCAAATGATTGCGCTGGGGGGAGCTATTGGCACAGGGCTGTTTTACGGCTCGGCTACAGTGGTGAAAATGGCGGGACCGGCGATTACCTTATCCTATCTGGTTGGCGGTATTGTTATCTTCTTTATTATGCGGGCGCTGGGGGAAATGTCGGTAGCCCATCCGGTATCAGGTTCTTTCAGTCAGTATGCTTATCAATACTGGGGTGAGCTTCCGGGCTTCATTTCCGGCTGGAACTATTGGTTTAATTATGTGGTTGTTGGCATGGCCGAATTATCGGTTATCGGCACTTATATTAATTATTGGATTCCGGATATTCCCACCTGGCTGTCGGCGCTGGTGTGTCTGGTAGTTGTTACCCTGATTAATGTAATTAATGTAAAGGCCTATGGCGAGTTTGAATTTTGGTTTGCTATTATCAAGGTGCTGGCCATCATCGGCATGATTGTTTTTGGTGTGGCGATGATTTTTTTCGGCATCGGCAATGCGGGACAGCCTGTGGGGCTTAGTAATTTATGGGCCCATGGTGGCTTTTTCCCAATGGGTCTCTATGGGGTGGTTATGTCACTGGTATTGGTCATGTTTTCCTTTGGCGGTGTCGAGCTTGTGGGTATTACGGCCGGCGAAGCCGAAAACCCGGAAAAAACCATTCCTCAGGCCATTAACCAGGTAGTCTGGAGAATTCTGCTGTTTTATGTAGGGGCGATGATTGTTATTTTAGCCATATTCCCCTGGAATGCCATTGAGACAACAGGCAGCCCGTTTGTTCAGATATTTTCGCATGTAGGTATTCCTTCGGCGGCTCATTTGCTGAATTTTGTCGTGCTTACAGCCGCCTTATCGGCGTATAACAGCGCTTTGTACAGTAATGGCAGAATGCTGTACGGGCTTGCCAAGCAAGGCAATGCGCCGAAGTTTTTGGGCAAACTCAATAAGGCGGGCGCGCCGGTAAATGCCGTGCTGGTTTCAACGGCGTTTACTTTAATCGTGGTATTAATAAGTTATTTGGACCCGGCCAAGGTTTTCTTATATTTTATGGCCTTAGCCACCATCTCAATTATTATTAACTGGGCCACCATATTGCTGGTTCAGTTAAAATTCCGCAAACATCACCAGCAAACCAACGAACCAATTTTGTTTAAAATGCCGCTGTATCCGTTGGCGTCTTATTTTGCCCTGGCCTTTTTAGTGTTGGTTGTCGGTATTATGGCACTGATGCCTGAGATGCGCTACTCACTGTATATTGCCCCGGTCTGGTTGCTGGGTTTGTATTTTGCCTATAAACTAAAAGCCAAGTAA
- a CDS encoding calcium-translocating P-type ATPase, PMCA-type, producing MWFAKSAPEVLTECKVDPATGLTTEEAQARLAQYGENKLEGKPKKSLIALFFSHLQDMLIYVLLGAAVITLVIGEYVDAIIILLVVFLNAAIGVIQEYKAEKAVEALQQMTTPKSLVKRDGQIQEINSEDIVVGDIVVIDAGRFIPADIRLIESANLQIEESALTGESVPSEKDANNIHPDPKTPIGDKTNMAFMSTLATYGRGEGVVVATAMETEIGKIAKILDEDIEEMTPLQKRLDELGRVLGFIAIAVCVLIFIIAFFQKRDLFEMFLTAISLAVAAIPEGLPAIVAIVLALGVTRMSKINAIVKKLPAVETLGSVSIICSDKTGTLTQNKMTVVKFYTLDNLQNVPSEGTGFEARQEEQELMKSFVLCSDATYEDGQGTGDPTEVALIVLGDKYDLSRQRLHTEYKRVGEKPFDSDRKLMSTLNQEGTGYRVHTKGAIDNILKIAKNALVNGQVVPLTAEMKANYLQVAEAMSDDALRVLGAAYKDTDRVIDPEEMEQDLTVLGIVGMIDPPRLEVKDSIAQAKSAGITPVMITGDHRNTAAAIAKELGIASALEQSITGTEIDALSEEEFAGKINSYRVFARVSPEHKVKIVKAYQEQGNVVSMTGDGVNDAPSLKNADIGVAMGITGTDVSKSASDMILADDNFTTIVHAIEEGRNIYNNIRKSVIFLLSCNLGEVVAIFASVLFFWPVPLLATQILWINLITDTLPAIALGVDPGDKEVMKKKPRDPKESFFAGGAGARAVLGGTLIGVLTLVAFYFGLNEYGYSLGSANIPDEVLTYARTMAFVVLAGSQLFYSFAMRSPTKSIFQLGLFSNKYLVVAVVVGFMLQLGVITIPFLADAFKLQMLSGGDWGIVILFSLIPLTLNEIAKIFMRMTAKN from the coding sequence ATGTGGTTTGCAAAATCGGCGCCGGAAGTTCTTACAGAATGTAAGGTCGACCCGGCTACGGGGCTGACTACCGAAGAAGCGCAGGCCCGGCTGGCTCAGTATGGTGAAAATAAGCTCGAGGGTAAACCTAAGAAAAGTTTAATAGCGCTATTTTTTTCCCATCTTCAGGATATGCTGATCTATGTGCTGCTGGGGGCGGCCGTTATCACCCTGGTAATTGGTGAATATGTAGACGCAATTATCATTCTGTTAGTAGTATTCTTAAATGCGGCTATTGGTGTTATCCAAGAGTACAAAGCAGAAAAAGCGGTTGAGGCGCTGCAGCAAATGACTACGCCGAAATCACTGGTAAAACGTGACGGACAAATCCAGGAAATTAACTCTGAAGACATAGTAGTAGGCGACATTGTGGTCATCGACGCGGGGCGGTTTATCCCTGCCGATATCAGACTGATTGAAAGCGCCAACCTTCAAATAGAAGAATCGGCGCTAACCGGCGAATCGGTTCCCTCTGAGAAAGATGCCAACAACATACACCCGGACCCGAAGACGCCGATTGGCGATAAAACCAATATGGCCTTTATGTCAACTCTGGCTACCTATGGCAGAGGCGAAGGGGTTGTTGTCGCCACTGCGATGGAAACGGAAATTGGCAAAATTGCTAAGATCCTGGATGAGGATATTGAAGAAATGACTCCCCTGCAAAAGCGTCTGGATGAACTTGGCAGGGTTTTGGGTTTTATTGCTATTGCCGTATGTGTGCTCATTTTTATTATCGCCTTTTTCCAAAAACGAGATTTATTTGAGATGTTCTTAACCGCCATAAGTTTAGCTGTTGCCGCTATTCCTGAAGGTCTTCCGGCAATTGTTGCCATCGTTCTGGCGCTGGGTGTCACCAGAATGTCAAAGATAAACGCAATTGTTAAAAAACTGCCTGCGGTTGAGACCCTCGGCTCTGTAAGTATCATATGTTCAGATAAAACCGGCACACTCACCCAGAACAAGATGACGGTGGTGAAGTTTTATACATTAGATAACCTTCAGAATGTCCCGTCAGAAGGAACCGGGTTTGAGGCCAGGCAGGAAGAACAGGAATTAATGAAATCCTTTGTCCTGTGCTCTGACGCCACCTATGAAGATGGCCAGGGCACCGGTGATCCTACGGAAGTTGCTTTGATTGTGCTGGGGGATAAATATGACCTGTCAAGGCAAAGGCTGCATACCGAGTATAAACGGGTTGGTGAAAAGCCGTTTGATTCTGACAGAAAGCTGATGTCCACCCTCAACCAGGAGGGAACTGGCTACAGAGTTCATACCAAAGGCGCTATTGATAATATTTTAAAAATAGCCAAAAACGCTTTGGTCAATGGTCAGGTTGTCCCCTTAACGGCAGAGATGAAAGCAAACTACTTACAGGTTGCTGAGGCAATGTCAGACGATGCCTTGCGGGTGCTTGGCGCCGCCTATAAAGATACGGATCGTGTAATTGACCCGGAGGAAATGGAGCAGGACCTGACTGTTTTGGGGATTGTCGGCATGATCGACCCGCCCAGACTGGAGGTTAAGGACTCGATAGCCCAAGCTAAGAGCGCCGGTATTACACCGGTTATGATAACCGGTGATCATAGGAATACAGCGGCTGCGATTGCCAAAGAACTGGGCATCGCCTCGGCGCTGGAACAGAGTATTACGGGTACGGAAATAGATGCCTTGTCAGAGGAAGAATTCGCAGGTAAAATAAACAGTTATCGGGTATTTGCCAGAGTATCACCCGAACATAAGGTTAAGATTGTTAAAGCCTATCAGGAACAGGGAAATGTTGTTTCGATGACCGGTGACGGTGTTAATGACGCACCTTCTTTAAAAAATGCCGATATCGGGGTTGCCATGGGTATCACCGGCACAGATGTGTCTAAGAGTGCCAGTGACATGATCCTGGCAGATGATAATTTTACAACCATTGTCCATGCCATCGAAGAAGGCAGAAATATATACAATAACATCAGAAAATCGGTAATATTCCTCCTTTCCTGCAATCTGGGCGAAGTTGTCGCTATTTTTGCTTCGGTACTGTTCTTTTGGCCGGTGCCGCTGCTGGCCACCCAGATACTTTGGATTAACTTAATCACCGATACCTTGCCGGCGATTGCCCTTGGTGTTGATCCCGGCGATAAGGAAGTTATGAAGAAAAAGCCAAGAGATCCCAAGGAAAGCTTTTTTGCCGGCGGTGCCGGCGCCAGAGCGGTGCTTGGCGGAACCTTAATCGGTGTTCTTACCTTGGTCGCCTTTTACTTTGGTTTGAACGAATACGGCTATAGCCTGGGATCTGCCAATATACCGGATGAGGTATTAACATATGCAAGAACTATGGCATTTGTAGTTCTTGCCGGTTCCCAGCTGTTTTACTCATTTGCCATGAGGAGTCCTACGAAGTCCATTTTCCAGCTTGGCCTGTTTTCCAACAAGTATTTGGTGGTTGCAGTAGTCGTTGGCTTTATGCTCCAGCTTGGGGTTATAACGATACCCTTTCTTGCCGATGCATTTAAGCTGCAAATGCTTTCCGGCGGAGACTGGGGGATTGTCATCCTGTTTAGTCTAATCCCCTTGACCTTAAACGAGATAGCTAAAATATTTATGAGAATGACGGCAAAGAATTAA
- a CDS encoding iron-containing alcohol dehydrogenase family protein, which translates to MRTIIERVDFPCKVFRGFGALGSLGDYCKTLGTKAFIVGGKTALTKTEQKLHVSLEKAGVSIAASRWYGGECSRRNINELVAATKQSQADCVIAVGGGKALDIGKIIAWECQLPVITVPTIAATCAAITTVSVVYTDEGEFVEIVSFDECPAATVIDTEVILDAPVRWLAAGMGDTMAKWYEYRVSIECAEKTSMTLAALANGRLCYDLIERFGGEARQAVESKIFHEALDSTVDAIILYAGLASIFGGEKIRSAAAHGLHNGLTKIPRAHEVGHGLLVGYGNLFLLALEDRSDAEIIEAIHIAERCAVPTTLSQLLDLTAEELTVVAAATILTPDMKNMPFTVTADMVLQAIRRVDSLAGSLKA; encoded by the coding sequence GTGAGAACAATAATTGAAAGGGTGGATTTCCCCTGTAAAGTATTTCGCGGCTTTGGCGCATTGGGTTCGCTGGGGGATTATTGCAAGACTTTAGGAACAAAAGCGTTTATTGTAGGTGGCAAAACCGCGTTGACCAAGACGGAGCAGAAGCTGCATGTCAGTCTGGAAAAGGCCGGAGTTAGCATTGCCGCAAGCCGGTGGTATGGCGGAGAATGTTCGCGGCGCAACATCAATGAGTTAGTTGCGGCAACAAAACAATCGCAAGCCGATTGTGTGATTGCCGTTGGCGGTGGCAAGGCACTTGATATTGGTAAAATCATCGCCTGGGAATGTCAGCTGCCGGTTATAACCGTTCCGACTATTGCAGCGACTTGTGCTGCGATTACTACGGTATCGGTTGTTTACACTGATGAGGGTGAGTTCGTCGAGATAGTGTCTTTTGATGAATGTCCGGCGGCAACCGTCATTGATACTGAGGTTATTCTTGATGCGCCTGTCCGCTGGCTGGCGGCCGGTATGGGCGATACCATGGCTAAATGGTATGAGTATCGCGTCAGTATCGAGTGTGCGGAGAAAACCAGTATGACCTTGGCTGCGCTGGCAAACGGCAGGTTATGCTATGATTTGATTGAGCGGTTTGGCGGTGAAGCCCGGCAAGCCGTGGAGTCGAAAATATTCCATGAAGCCTTGGATTCGACGGTGGATGCCATTATTTTATATGCAGGGCTGGCTTCGATTTTCGGCGGGGAAAAAATCCGGTCCGCCGCCGCACACGGCCTGCATAACGGCTTAACCAAAATACCGAGAGCGCATGAAGTCGGACATGGGCTGCTTGTTGGTTATGGCAACTTATTTTTGTTGGCTTTGGAAGACCGTTCGGATGCTGAAATTATTGAAGCAATACATATTGCCGAACGTTGCGCGGTTCCCACAACGCTGAGTCAGCTCCTTGACCTGACTGCAGAGGAGCTAACAGTGGTGGCTGCGGCGACGATATTGACTCCGGACATGAAAAATATGCCGTTTACCGTTACCGCCGATATGGTTTTACAGGCTATACGCCGGGTGGACAGTTTGGCCGGCAGCCTGAAAGCCTGA
- a CDS encoding flavodoxin family protein: MKVVAFNGSPRAKGNTHHALAVVGEALKEEGIEFELIHVGNQVIRGCTACMGCVKNQDERCVFGDDGVNDWIQKMKEADGIVLGSPVHYAGIAGTMKSFLDRAFYVTSVNKSMLRHKVGATVVAVRRSGGVSTFDSLNHYITYSEMLVPTTNYWNVTHGLKPGEAEQDEEGNQIMRVLGKNMAWLLKVLAAGKPLVPPVALERKKMTNFIR; encoded by the coding sequence ATGAAGGTAGTTGCTTTTAATGGAAGTCCCCGCGCGAAAGGTAATACCCATCATGCACTTGCCGTTGTCGGGGAAGCTCTCAAAGAAGAAGGCATAGAATTTGAACTCATTCATGTTGGCAACCAGGTTATAAGAGGTTGCACGGCCTGTATGGGTTGTGTCAAAAATCAGGATGAACGCTGTGTATTTGGCGATGACGGGGTAAATGACTGGATTCAGAAGATGAAGGAAGCTGATGGAATCGTATTAGGCTCACCGGTTCATTATGCCGGCATTGCCGGGACAATGAAGTCCTTCTTAGACCGGGCCTTTTATGTGACTTCGGTTAACAAGTCCATGCTGCGGCATAAAGTTGGCGCAACCGTGGTGGCGGTAAGGCGGTCGGGCGGTGTTTCAACCTTTGATTCGCTGAACCACTATATCACGTATTCCGAGATGCTTGTACCGACGACAAATTACTGGAATGTCACTCATGGTCTTAAACCCGGGGAAGCGGAACAGGATGAGGAAGGTAATCAAATTATGCGTGTTTTAGGCAAAAATATGGCCTGGTTATTAAAGGTTCTGGCTGCCGGTAAACCTTTGGTACCTCCTGTCGCCCTGGAAAGAAAGAAAATGACAAACTTCATTCGATAA